Proteins encoded in a region of the Elaeis guineensis isolate ETL-2024a chromosome 7, EG11, whole genome shotgun sequence genome:
- the LOC105048148 gene encoding protein FLOWERINGUS T 1-like, with product MSGDALILSQVVGDVVDPFPRTVSLKIFYSNRPLLNGAEQKPSAIVNKPRVDIGGEDLRTFYTLGLASSLLKVMVDPDAPNPSNPTLREYLHWLVTDIPGSTDTNFGREIISYETPEPVLGIHRMVFVLFHQLGRETVFAPPMRHNFNTRAFAHQHHLGLPVAAAYFNCQRERGSSSRRFRREH from the exons ATGTCTGGAGACGCCTTGATTTTAAGTCAGGTGGTGGGGGATGTGGTGGACCCATTCCCTAGGACCGTATCCCTAAAGATTTTCTATAGTAATAGGCCACTTTTGAATGGTGCAGAGCAAAAACCCTCTGCCATAGTTAATAAACCTCGGGTTGACATTGGAGGAGAAGATCTCCGGACATTCTATACGCT TGGCTTGGCCTCTTCTCTGTTAAAGGTGATGGTGGACCCGGATGCACCAAACCCAAGCAACCCGACGTTAAGAGAATACTTGCACTG GTTGGTTACTGACATCCCTGGATCAACCGATACAAATTTCG GGAGGGAGATAATAAGTTATGAGACCCCAGAACCGGTGTTAGGGATCCACCGGATGGTGTTCGTGCTGTTCCACCAGTTAGGCAGAGAGACGGTATTTGCTCCTCCAATGCGGCACAACTTCAACACCAGAGCTTTTGCTCACCAACACCATCTTGGCCTGCCGGTTGCCGCTGCATACTTCAACTGCCAGCGGGAGAGGGGTTCCAGCAGCAGAAGATTCAGAAGAGAACATTGA
- the LOC105048089 gene encoding transcription elongation factor 1 homolog has protein sequence MGKRKSRAKPPPKKRMDKLDTVFCCPFCNHGSSVECRIDMKNLIGEAACRICQESFSTTITALTEPIDIYSEWIDECERVNNLEDDAA, from the exons ATGGGGAAGAGGAAGTCCAGGGCGAAGCCACCTCCTAAGAAGCGAATGGACAAACTTGATACTGTCTTTTGTTGCCCATTCTGCAACCATGGGAGTAGCGTTGAATGTCGGAT TGACATGAAAAATTTGATTGGGGAGGCTGCATGCCGGATTTGTCAAGAAAGTTTCAGCACTACTATCACTG catTGACCGAGCCAATTGACAT ATACAGTGAATGGATAGATGAATGTGAACGTGTCAACAACCTTGAAGATGATGCTGCCTAA